The genomic segment AAAGTAGCAGCTATTCTTGTAATAATGATATTAGTGAATTTATTTCAGCCATTAATTTCGATGGCATCATCGCTACAATTAGATGAATCAGGATTTAATTACACTGGAACTAGTTTTACAAATGGTAAGCGATATGATAATGCTGTTATTTGGAACATGAAGATGGATGCAAAAGATGTCTTTTGTATTGATTCAGGAGCACTTGCTAATACAGAATCTGGTTATACATCTGAAGCATATACAGGATCAAAAAATGAATTACTGTCTAAAATTGCCTATTATGGATTTACAAAAACGAGTCAAAGTTACAAAGACTTTGCTACTACACAATTGTTAATCTGGGAAACTCTTGGAGAAAATCTGGAGTGGACATCATTACCTAACTATTGGGTAGATAAAGAAGTAATTATGAATAAAGTAAAAAACACGATATGCAACCATCATGGGACAATAAAGAAATCAATTTAATTGAGGGAGAAGAATTAATACTTGAAGATACAAACAATGTAGCAAGTTTGTTAAATATCACAAGTAATACGACGACTGGGATTGAGGTTAGTAAAGAGGGAAATAAGCTTAAATTAAAAGCAAATAAGGAAGCAAAATCAGGCACAATTACATTTAGTAAAGTAGCAAATGAGTTTGTTGGAACATCTGTTATTTATAATAAAGAAGAACGTCAAAGTCTTGTGGATTTTCGATTACCCGATAATGATAGTGCACAATTAAAAGTGAATGTGCAAAAACTCGGAAAGATTGAACTTTCTAAAGTGGGACAGGAATTTGGTGTTCATATGCCAAACGATAATTATAGTCTACAAGGTGCAACTTATGGTATTTATGACAGTACTGATGCACGAGTTGGAAAACTGGTGACAGACGAATTTAGTAAAGCGACATCAGCCCCACTGATTCTGGGCGATTACTATCTTTTATAAGAAAAAGCACCACTAGGCTATTTGTTAAGTAAAGAAAAAATATCATTTGAAATAGAGTATACTGGGCAAGATGTTGCAGTAACAAATATTCAATTACAAGCAACAAATATTGAACAAAAAGGTATAGCAAAGTTAGTGAAAGAAGATGCTGAAACTGGAGTGACAGCACAAGGAAATGCAACACTTGATGGTGCTGTTTATGAATTATTTCGTGCATCTGATGATACTCTGGTGGATACAGTAACGATCGAAAATGGTCAAGCTCAAGTAGAGAATTTACTTTTAGATGATTATTACTGGATTGAAAAACAAGCTCCTACTGGTTATCTGTTGGATAAAGAGAAACATGAGTTTAGTTTGAAATATGACATAAATGTCATAACTGTAAGTGAAAAAATAACGGTTCAAGAAAAGGTCATCAAGGAAAAAATGAAAGTTATTAAGTGTGATGATAAAACTAAAAAGTCCATCAAAAATAATCCTGCAACATTTAAATTAAAGGATGTACAAACAGGGGAATTCGTGAACAAGACGGTAAATCTGAATTTAGCACAGGCAAATCGGGAGAGTTCACGATAGGTGATTATGAATTGGTAGAAATCATCGCACCTACGAACTATCAACTAATAAACAAGCCAATTCTAATTACTATTGATGGGACACACGATGGCATGGTAGAAGTGAAGATTTTAAATAAAAACTACCTAAGCCTATTACGATTATTGAAAGTGGTGAACGACTACCAAATTTTGGAGATAATAATAGTTGGGTAATTATACTATTTGGATTAGGAATGATTACAACTGGAATATCCATTTATTGGAGCATAATAAGAAAGGAATAATAAGCACTAAATTTAAAGCACGAAAGGAAACATGAAATGAGGAAAACAGAAATAATCGGAAGCTTACTGATATTATGTTTCAGTCTGTTTCTCCCAAGCATACAAGTTTTTGCTGAGGAATTAAATTTAAACACACGAACAGGATATAGCTATACTGGAATAAATTCTGATGGACGAACGTTAACAGATAGCAATTTAGAACGAATGAAATTAGATGGTTTAGATGTCTTTTGTATTGAACACGGTAAGTATGCCGCAAGTGGAGATGTTTATCGCTCTGCCACATACAATGGCAGTCATAAAGATATGCTCTCTAAGATAGCGTATTTTGGCTTTACAAATACAAATCAAACAAATTATGACTATGTTGTAACTCAAGTCATGATATGGGGAGTGTTAGGCGACAAATATCAGTCATCAACAATTCCCAATTATTCAAAAAGAAAAGGTGAGATTATGAATCAAATTAATCGTTATAATACAGACCCGTCTTTTGCGAATAAGACGTATACTGTCAATGTTGGCGAAACGTTAATCATTGAAGATAGTCATACGGTTTTAAACGATATGCAGCTGTCATCAATTCCAAAAAATTTAAAAGTGGAAAAAGACGTAAACAAGTTAAAGATTACCGCAAATTCATCGTCTGAATCTGGTGACATAAGCTTACAAAAAATAGCCAATAACAAAATTGAAACTTCCATTGTCTACACGAAGGCTGATCGTCAATCGCTTGCTAAATTTAGCCTTGAAGATAAAGGGGAGTCTAAATTGTCTATTAATGTTCGGCATCGTGGTGATGTAGAAGTTTTAAAAATTGACGAAATTACAAAACAACCACTTCCAAATGCCAAAATAAAATTTCAATATGGTTCAACAACAAAAGAAGTTGTCACTGGAAAAGATGGTATTGCCAAACTAGTTGGTATTTTAGAAGATACCGAAGTGACTGTAAGTGAACTAACTGCTCCGAATGGCTATGTCAATAAAGGAGAAGTGAAAAATATTAAAGTAAAACCAAATGTGTGTGTCACGGTAACTCTAGATAACAAAGAACAACTCGGAACTATTCAACTAAATAAAGTCGGTGAAGAATTTGGAGAGACAATACCAAATTCTTTTTATTCGCTCGAAAATGCGATATTTGGAGTATTTACTGATATAGGTGAACGAATAGGTAGCTTTGAAGATGAGAGTTCCAATGTTACTAATGATAACTAAAGTAGTCAGTTTATAATAGAGGTATAATAATTAGGAATGTAAAAATGTTGTAGTTCATATTATTTATTCTAGGAAATCCATTCAATAATATATCTCAATTTACGTCTTGAAACAAAGCAACTTTCACCATTATCAAAATACAAAATATTACTAGATTTATCAACTTCAATTATATTTTCCAAATTGACTACAAAGGATTTGTGAGATTTATATAATCTATTGTCAAGTTTTTCAATTTCTAGCAAATTCTAATCGCTTTTTTTGGTAGTGAGAATTATTCTATGGGGTTGTGGTGATGTTTCAAAATATAGTATTTCTGAGAATGGAATTTGTAATTTCTTATTGTTATTTTCAAAAGTAAACACATCAGTTGCAATTGTCTTTGTTTGATTCTGCTGAACAAATTTTAAACAACTGAGTATTTGAGCTATAAAACCTGAATCATCATTTAAAACAATTAATAAAAAGAAATTTATTCAAATATAATATTTCAAATAAAAAATAAGTTTTAAAAATGGCTTTAACAGATAAATTGAATACAATGTGTTGTAAAAATATATTTTGGACAAAAGTATCTCTTAAAATTTTATTAGATAAGATATAAAATAAAGTAAGAGAAGATGTTAATATGAAGATTCAAGTTGAAACAAAAAAAGATCAAAAATAAGAAAAGAGGGTGAGACATAACTAAATCTCAGCAATAAAAATCGGAAAATAGAAAAGCAGAAATCATTGTATAGAGCCATTTCGAAAAATGGAATAGACATAATTTCTGCTTGTTTTTCATTTTAGAGACCCTTTTGTCCCAGCTTCTTTTAAGCTAGATAAAAATCACTAATTATTTTCTTGTTGTGAACTAGGATCATTTGGTAAACTAAAAAGACGTTTTGATTCCATAATTACATGCGAGTAGTCTACATTGAGCTTATCACAAATTTTGACAAATGTCCATACATTAGGCAATGAACGATTATGTTCAATACGTATCAATTGTCTAGAACTACAAATTAATTGCGCAACCTCATCAATTGTTAAATTCTCTTTTTTTCTTTCCCGTTTTATTACTGTTCCAAGATATTTTAGGTTATCCATCTTCATTCCTCCAAATATAAAAATGACAAAAATGTCTCTATATTTTAAGAGAATTTTCTGTCATTATTTGTAGTGTACCAAGTTAAACCATATTATACAAATTTTCACATGATAAAGCAATTACTAAATTAGCGAAAATAAATAGATGGGAGGATTTCATTTTAGTAACCGGCCTAATTAGAAAAATTAGCAAATAAAGTGGGAGGTGCAAATGAAATATAAATATCTTGAAAATATTAAAGATTACATAAACAACAAAGGGATTACGAATATTTCTGAAAAAGAATTAGGAGATTTAACTTTGTCTGGATCAAGTTTGGCACAAGAAGAATTACCAGAAGGTGGAGTACTAGTTATTAATGACATACCGTTTGAACTAACTATAGAAAAACAGTTTGACAACATAAAAATGGATGGACAAGAAATACCAGTTTATGAAAAAAATGTACAATCAATATACTTATTGGCTTGTGCTACTCATGGAGATATCAGTGAGAATATCATTATTAAAACTAGTAAAGAAATACTAAGCTGGGAATTGATAATATTGGACACTGTCCATCCAATAGATAAAAATATACCACATTATTTTATAATGGATTCTATGAATACTCAAAATGGTAAAAGTACGTTATTAAAGCCTAAGTTATATGTAAATGAGTTTCAATTTTGTGACAAAAAAAATGATGTGAAGAAATTTATTTTACCATTTAATCCATTTGGACATAAACTTCCTTCCTTTCGTTTTTGTGTCTACTTATAAACAGTATACCATCAAAAATGCTGTCTACTTTATTAGTATATATCCATAACAATATGTGCGGAAAATATATATTATATTATAATTTTCTTATTTCAAGTACCTATGTTTAATTTTTTTGGATATTAGGAGAAGAGAGTGGTATGCATATTGTTATTAATTTTCGCAATATATATATTGTTTTTTCTTTTCTCATGATATAAATTTATTATGATAGAGAGGGGGTGTTGGATTATGAAGAAAGTTTACTCAACTCCAAAAGTTACTGAAGTAAAAGTAACTACGGCAATGAATGTAAATATGTAATGTTTGAGAAAACCTAGTTTGGTGTTTTTTCATCAAACAGGTTTTCTATTGTATTATTTTGAGTTTTATTAAAATATTTGGAGTTTTGTAGATGTATATTCTATTTGTTATATTTTTTTTAATATCTCTATTTTTATCACGTATTATACGAAAATACGTTCGTGGTAATGTTGTGGTTAGGCTAATAAGAATACTATTAATGGGCTGTTCGTATTTGCTTATTTTTATTTTTATACCTTTTCCAAAAATAAATTTTGAAGTAAGTATTTCGTTTTTATTGGTAGTTATTCTCCTTTCAATTGTAGTTATTCTCTTTGATTGTAAGCAATTACTACAGTCAAATAGGCGCGGATTATTTGCATTTTTGCCGAAAGTTAAAGGAGAACAATTGATTTCGAGATTTGGTGAAGTTAGTATTATTCCTATTGTAGAAGAGCTTTTCTTTCGTGGAACCATCCCATTTGAGGCTAGTAACTTCCACACAGTATTAATGGTGTTTTTAAGTACTGTTTTGTTTAGTATCGCACATTATTTTGGGAATGATAAGACTGTAAAGTATCATGTGATTCTATGCTTATTTTCTATAACTTCGGCTGGTATTTATATTTTTTCTGAGAATATAATATATTCGATAGTCTTTCATATTATATTTAATATGCCTTGGTTTATAACCAATGTCAGGGTTTATCTCTATCAAAAAGAAAGAGAGAGGAGAAAAAATGCAATATAATCTTTATAAAATATTATTTGTGTTTATTGTTTTTGTGGCGCAAGCATACTTGGTGACAATACCTTTGCTGGCTATGGATTTTTTTAATGATGAAGACTTTGTTGCTACAATTGGAGTCATTGAAGCAATAGGAGGACTGATATTCGGGTTGTTAGGAATTCTGATAATTGATAATATTAAAAATAAAACAACTTTAGTCATATCTAGTATTGTTGTATTCATAGCTATCTTGAGTCAAAAAATATTACTAGATGAATCTAAGTTAATCTTTGTTTTTTCTGTAATGATTATTATTATTTTTGCTCGAATTATTGAAAATGTTCAAAATGCTTTAATGTTTGTAGAATGCCATAAAAGAGGTGATGATGGATTAGAATTTTTTAATAAATTGACAAGTTCTACATATATAATAATTGGAATAATTGTAGCTCCTATTGCAGTTTTGGTATATGGAATTTCAGGATTAACATTTCTAATAGTGCTAACCCTTCCAATAATTATCATTGCCTCTTTTATAAAAGTGGAAGCTCCGAAAAGTGGGGAGAACAAAAAAACAACAAATTTCAAAGAACGTCTGAAAATATTTTTTGGAAATAAAAAATTATGTATCCCAGTTTTTATTATTAATAGCATTATGTTCAGCGCATTGATGGTCTCCACAATTTATTTTTTGTATATTACTCAAGAGCTTAAATATTCAACATTTGAATATAGTTCACTTTTAGCGATTCAAAGTATAGGGAGCATTTTGGTTTCTGCTTATCTATATGGTAAATGGTTGAAAATGAAACCTAGGCTCATACACATTGGTTTGTTCACACTAGGAATTTTTTATTTGATACTTGGGTTTATTAATTTTAACTTTATATTATTGGCAATTTTAGCTTTTTTGATGGGAGCATGTTTGACATCCTTATTTATGTTATTAAACGAACGATATCAGAAAAATTGTCCCAAAGAAATATATGGGACAGTGAACAGCATTAGGATTACTCTAAATAATATTTCTGGATTGATAGGTAGTGGTATAGGTTCGATACTTTATATTAATTTCGGAAGTCAGGTAGTTTTCGTATGTACATTTGTATTGTTGGCGTTATTTTCTGTTATAACTTATTTGTTTAAGGAGGAATTGAGTATTAATGTTGAAGAAAGACAAAATCTTAAAGATCTCAAAGGAAGTAATTAAAAAAACGAAGCTATACGATTTTCTACCCAAAGATAAAATATCCACTGTATATGCAGCTGGATCACTTCTTGAAGGATTTGGGAACTCTAAATCTGATATAGATTTGTTCGTTGTCGCGAATGATATTGATGTCAATTCTCTTTGTTTAGAGTATCCAAAAGCAAATCATAACATGTCATGTATAAGAAGAAAAATGGTTAGTATATTTAATGTTTCCTATGAGCAAATAGATTTTGATATAGAGGTTTATGAGGAGAGCTATATAAATCAATATATCCGAGATCTTAATAATGGAAATGCTACTTCGCATGACAGTAGGTATGATTTGCTGCACCGATTAAAATTTGGTGCCCCATTAATGGGAGAGGAAAAATTTTTAAAGATAAAAGAAAAAATAGATTATGATCAATTCAATGTCTTGCCTTCTATATCAGTTTCTTTATATTATCCAGTAAAGTCTAGGGACGTTTTGGGGGCGTATGAAGAAAAAGCCTATGACACATCATTTTATATGGGGCTGAGGCTACTGGAGGATTGTATTGGAGCATATTTGGCTATTCAGTGCGAGACCAATCCAAATAGTAAGTGGTTGATGAAGAAAATAAGTAGATATGAAGAGCAAGGTTCTAGAGATGTTAATCTGAAAAAAATGCTTAATAATGCGTATTCAAAAATTGATTTGTTTGATTCAAAGGAACTTAAGAAAAAGACATTATTAATAATGAAAGATTGTCAAAAGCTGAATGAATTGATAGAAAAAAACAAAGAGGAAGTGTTTTGAAATGATAATTGATAAAAATCCTTTTGCTGCATTAAAAAAATTTGAAGAAGAATATTACCTTGTTTGTAACAATAAAGTTTTTTATTTAGAAGGAATTGCTTCTTTCATATGGAGTGAGTTAAATGATGGAATGACAGAGGATGGGCTGTTAGAGATAATATTAAAAGAATACGAAGTGTCGGAAAAAAAAGCTAAAAAGGATTTAGAAAAAGTTTTAATCAATTTTAAAAAGATAGAAGCAATTGATTTTGAGTAATAACAATATGAAGAGTTACTAAAGGATGGGGAAGGAATTTTGTTTGAAGGAATTGTATTAGATATAGATGACACCCTGATTAAAGATGATGGGAACATTAGTATAGAAGATAGTCAATATATTTTCAATTTGAAACAAAAGGGTTATCAAATTATTTTAGCTACAGGTAGAAATTTAGATGAGACGCTTAATATTGCAGAAAAATTAGATATCACAACGCCAATTATTTTATTACAAGGGTCATTAATTTACTATGGCCTAGATGAGTCTTATCAGACAGCTTTGAGCATGAAATCTATTTCAGATGTAACTAAATGGTGCCAGGATAACAGAGTTAATTTTCGAATAGTAACAAAAGATGGAAATTATTTGATTGATAGCTATAAAAAATTAAATAATGGTTTCAATCGCGAAAAAATCTTGCATATCAATGTTTATTTTGAAAATAATGACGAGAAAAAAATATTCGAAAATTTTTTTGAAGATAGAGTAGATATGATGGTTAGAGTTCACTCAGATTCAGCGATTTGTATGAGCATATGCATAGATAAAGGACTTGCTCTGAGGCGTGTCGCTACTGAATTAGGGTGGGATTTAGGCAAGTTTATTTCGATTGGGAATTATCCAAGTGACGGAAATATGTTCGATGAAACTGGATATAATATTGTTATTGAGAATAAGAAAGAGCTAAATAAAATTAAGGACGTACAATTAATTTCAAATGCTAGTGTTAGCATTGCTTTAGAAGAATTATTAAGTAAAGTAGCAGCTTATCAGAAAGTGAAATATAGAAAAAATTTAAACTTTCGTATTAGAAATTTTGGAGGAACCTACTATTCCATCGGAGAAAAGGAAATTAATAAGGTGAGTAGATTAATCTTTGACCTATGGCGAAGTATTGTAGATGATGTTTATATTACGGAAACACTTAAAAGCCTAACCATGTACTATAACATCTTTGACGTTATAGAAGGATTAGAATATCTAATAAATAAAACAATAATTGAGAGAAGGTAGACAAATATGAAATCAAAAGAAGTTCGTGTAGGAATAGCTGGCATTGGTTCTTGTTCATCAAGTTTAGTTCAGCTTATTGAGTATATTAAAACTGGAGAAGAATCACATAACACTGGAATTATGTTTGATAGTATTGGTGGTTATAAACCAAAGGATGTAAAGTTTGTTTGTGCATTCGATGTTTCAGATACAAAGGTAGGGTTGGATCTTTCAAATGCTATATTTGCTGAACCGAATAGTGCAACTAATCATATTGAAGTATCAAATTTAGATGTTAATGTTTCCCCTGGTCCGTTAGCAGATGGATTAACAGGATTTCTTAGTACAAAAGTTACTCCACATAATGATTGTGAGTACGCAACCATAGAAGACGTAACCGATGTTTTGAAAAAGACTAATACTGACGTATTAGTTTGCTATCTCCCAACAGGGGCTAAACAGGCCGTAAAAAATTATGCAATAGCTGCTGCCAATGCTAATATAGCTTTTATTAATTGCACCCCAGAGCTTGTAAGCAGAGATGAAAAAATAAATACTTTATTTAGGGAGAAGGGATTACCTTTGATAGGAGATGATATGAGAAGCCATATGGGAGCAACTACTTTACATACTGCGCTCATTGAGTTATTACATTCAAGAGGAATTATAGTTGACAACACTTACCAATTAAATTTTGGAGGAAATATGGATTTTTATAATTTATCAGATTCTTCCAGAAACAAAAGTAAGCAAATTTCTAAAAAAAATTCATTATATGCAGCTGGTATTGATGCGTCAACTGTTGCAGCTGGACCAAATGGATATGTAGAGTATCTTCAAGATAATAAAGTGTGTTATTTGCGAATAGAGGGAACATCTATTCTTGGATCAAATATCTCCATGGAAACACGATTGGAAGTGGAAGATAGTCCAAATTCAGCTGGTGTGATTATCAGTGCTGTAAGGATTGCGAAAACTGCTCTGGATAATCAAGAATTTGGAGAGGTTGTAGAGAATATATGCCCGTTTTTATTTAAGAGCCCAGTTCAAGGAATGACTGAGAGTGAAGGTTTATCAGCAATTACAAAATATGTAGAAAGTAAAGAGGAGAGTCTGAATGGGACACATAGTTATTAATCAAATGCAGAGTAACTTAAGAGATAGTGAGATAGTTGAGAGAAAAGGGATTGGTCACCCAGACACGATTTGTGATGCAATCGCAGAGAAGTGTTCTAAAAATTATTCATTATACTTCTATAATAAGTATAAAAAATTTGGTCATCACTGGTTTGATAAGGTGATTTTAATCGGTGGAGAATCCAATATTGATTTTGGAGCAGGTGAGATAATAAAACCATATAAAATTATAGTGGCTGGAAAGTGCGTAAAATCAGTCGGTAATGAAAAGGTTCCTTTAATGGAAATTTTCAAGGCGTCATGCAAGGAAGTCCTTGATGAGTGCTTGACAGGGTTTGATATTGAACACCATTTGATAATTATCGACGAAACGGTGAACCATCAGGGTGCAGGTAGAAAGAAATCAAGATATCAACCGGAGAGTATAGAAGATTTAGCAGTGATTGATGCTTCTAGCTTAGTATCGAATGATTGTAATTTATTATCAAGTCACTATCCACTAACTTTGATGGAAAATATTGTACTAGATATTGAGAGCTATATAAATGGCTCCCAATTTAAATCAGCTTATCCACAAACTGGCTGGGATGTGAAAGTAATTGGCTTAAGAAATAAGGATGAATATGAATTATTAATTAATATTCCCATCTTAGCAAAGGCAGTAAGTAGTATCGAAGAATATAAAGAAGTAGTTTCTGATGTAGGAAAACATCTAGAAAG from the Listeria seeligeri serovar 1/2b str. SLCC3954 genome contains:
- a CDS encoding Cys-Gln thioester bond-forming surface protein yields the protein MILVNLFQPLISMASSLQLDESGFNYTGTSFTNGKRYDNAVIWNMKMDAKDVFCIDSGALANTESGYTSEAYTGSKNELLSKIAYYGFTKTSQSYKDFATTQLLIWETLGENLEWTSLPNYWVDKEVIMNKVKNTICNHHGTIKKSI
- a CDS encoding collagen binding domain-containing protein, with translation MQPSWDNKEINLIEGEELILEDTNNVASLLNITSNTTTGIEVSKEGNKLKLKANKEAKSGTITFSKVANEFVGTSVIYNKEERQSLVDFRLPDNDSAQLKVNVQKLGKIELSKVGQEFGVHMPNDNYSLQGATYGIYDSTDARVGKLVTDEFSKATSAPLILGDYYLL
- a CDS encoding MSCRAMM family protein — encoded protein: MLSKEKISFEIEYTGQDVAVTNIQLQATNIEQKGIAKLVKEDAETGVTAQGNATLDGAVYELFRASDDTLVDTVTIENGQAQVENLLLDDYYWIEKQAPTGYLLDKEKHEFSLKYDINVITVSEKITVQEKVIKEKMKVIKCDDKTKKSIKNNPATFKLKDVQTGEFVNKTVNLNLAQANRESSR
- a CDS encoding SpaA isopeptide-forming pilin-related protein; protein product: MGDYELVEIIAPTNYQLINKPILITIDGTHDGMVEVKILNKNYLSLLRLLKVVNDYQILEIIIVG
- a CDS encoding SpaA isopeptide-forming pilin-related protein; protein product: MRKTEIIGSLLILCFSLFLPSIQVFAEELNLNTRTGYSYTGINSDGRTLTDSNLERMKLDGLDVFCIEHGKYAASGDVYRSATYNGSHKDMLSKIAYFGFTNTNQTNYDYVVTQVMIWGVLGDKYQSSTIPNYSKRKGEIMNQINRYNTDPSFANKTYTVNVGETLIIEDSHTVLNDMQLSSIPKNLKVEKDVNKLKITANSSSESGDISLQKIANNKIETSIVYTKADRQSLAKFSLEDKGESKLSINVRHRGDVEVLKIDEITKQPLPNAKIKFQYGSTTKEVVTGKDGIAKLVGILEDTEVTVSELTAPNGYVNKGEVKNIKVKPNVCVTVTLDNKEQLGTIQLNKVGEEFGETIPNSFYSLENAIFGVFTDIGERIGSFEDESSNVTNDN
- a CDS encoding LytTR family transcriptional regulator DNA-binding domain-containing protein, with product MLEIEKLDNRLYKSHKSFVVNLENIIEVDKSSNILYFDNGESCFVSRRKLRYIIEWIS
- a CDS encoding helix-turn-helix domain-containing protein; amino-acid sequence: MDNLKYLGTVIKRERKKENLTIDEVAQLICSSRQLIRIEHNRSLPNVWTFVKICDKLNVDYSHVIMESKRLFSLPNDPSSQQENN
- a CDS encoding CPBP family intramembrane glutamic endopeptidase translates to MYILFVIFFLISLFLSRIIRKYVRGNVVVRLIRILLMGCSYLLIFIFIPFPKINFEVSISFLLVVILLSIVVILFDCKQLLQSNRRGLFAFLPKVKGEQLISRFGEVSIIPIVEELFFRGTIPFEASNFHTVLMVFLSTVLFSIAHYFGNDKTVKYHVILCLFSITSAGIYIFSENIIYSIVFHIIFNMPWFITNVRVYLYQKERERRKNAI
- a CDS encoding MFS transporter, whose amino-acid sequence is MQYNLYKILFVFIVFVAQAYLVTIPLLAMDFFNDEDFVATIGVIEAIGGLIFGLLGILIIDNIKNKTTLVISSIVVFIAILSQKILLDESKLIFVFSVMIIIIFARIIENVQNALMFVECHKRGDDGLEFFNKLTSSTYIIIGIIVAPIAVLVYGISGLTFLIVLTLPIIIIASFIKVEAPKSGENKKTTNFKERLKIFFGNKKLCIPVFIINSIMFSALMVSTIYFLYITQELKYSTFEYSSLLAIQSIGSILVSAYLYGKWLKMKPRLIHIGLFTLGIFYLILGFINFNFILLAILAFLMGACLTSLFMLLNERYQKNCPKEIYGTVNSIRITLNNISGLIGSGIGSILYINFGSQVVFVCTFVLLALFSVITYLFKEELSINVEERQNLKDLKGSN
- a CDS encoding PqqD family protein, whose protein sequence is MIIDKNPFAALKKFEEEYYLVCNNKVFYLEGIASFIWSELNDGMTEDGLLEIILKEYEVSEKKAKKDLEKVLINFKKIEAIDFE
- a CDS encoding HAD hydrolase family protein, which translates into the protein MFEGIVLDIDDTLIKDDGNISIEDSQYIFNLKQKGYQIILATGRNLDETLNIAEKLDITTPIILLQGSLIYYGLDESYQTALSMKSISDVTKWCQDNRVNFRIVTKDGNYLIDSYKKLNNGFNREKILHINVYFENNDEKKIFENFFEDRVDMMVRVHSDSAICMSICIDKGLALRRVATELGWDLGKFISIGNYPSDGNMFDETGYNIVIENKKELNKIKDVQLISNASVSIALEELLSKVAAYQKVKYRKNLNFRIRNFGGTYYSIGEKEINKVSRLIFDLWRSIVDDVYITETLKSLTMYYNIFDVIEGLEYLINKTIIERR
- a CDS encoding inositol-3-phosphate synthase, translating into MKSKEVRVGIAGIGSCSSSLVQLIEYIKTGEESHNTGIMFDSIGGYKPKDVKFVCAFDVSDTKVGLDLSNAIFAEPNSATNHIEVSNLDVNVSPGPLADGLTGFLSTKVTPHNDCEYATIEDVTDVLKKTNTDVLVCYLPTGAKQAVKNYAIAAANANIAFINCTPELVSRDEKINTLFREKGLPLIGDDMRSHMGATTLHTALIELLHSRGIIVDNTYQLNFGGNMDFYNLSDSSRNKSKQISKKNSLYAAGIDASTVAAGPNGYVEYLQDNKVCYLRIEGTSILGSNISMETRLEVEDSPNSAGVIISAVRIAKTALDNQEFGEVVENICPFLFKSPVQGMTESEGLSAITKYVESKEESLNGTHSY
- a CDS encoding methionine adenosyltransferase, with product MGHIVINQMQSNLRDSEIVERKGIGHPDTICDAIAEKCSKNYSLYFYNKYKKFGHHWFDKVILIGGESNIDFGAGEIIKPYKIIVAGKCVKSVGNEKVPLMEIFKASCKEVLDECLTGFDIEHHLIIIDETVNHQGAGRKKSRYQPESIEDLAVIDASSLVSNDCNLLSSHYPLTLMENIVLDIESYINGSQFKSAYPQTGWDVKVIGLRNKDEYELLINIPILAKAVSSIEEYKEVVSDVGKHLESYLQNLYKVDILLNINPQDKTDNPYLTVLGSAADTGDVGVVGRGNRINGLITPMQSMSIEAPAGKNPLDHTGKIYGLATRELAQIISENIGRQIELHVYTYKEAPIQKPAQVIVNITDGLVNELEIKKIQTLINDRFNSIDSTIETFIFSETTLW